The region AGTCCAGGCTGTCAGGAGTGGCAACGGAGAGCTGTACGGCAGGTATTCCGACGAGGAGATGGTAGCCTTCCTCAAGCCTCACCAGGTCAGATCGTATGTGAGGCGCATCACCCGTGGGGTTGTGGTAAGTGTGACATTGATCCACATATGCAATTTTTGAATAAGAAGCAATCttgcttattttctgtcaattttgGATTCAACTGTACTGGAAATAAATGCAAGATCATTAGGAGTAGCAACACTTTCCAATTATTGTGATGTGATTTAACACTCAAAGCtgagaatatacagtcatggaaaaaaatattagaccctttttttcttcaatttttgttcattttaatgtctggtacaactaaaggtacaattgtttggacgaatataatgatgacaacaaaaatagctcacaagagattaatttaattttatgtatatgttatagGAGTCTGCTTTGGTGATTGAGGCCATCATTGCCGAGTTCAGGGGACCAGCAGGCCTGGACATTGATGGAATCCCCCTGTTCAAGTCAACAGAGGCAGTTGATGCTCACTGGGCAACTGCAAGCAAGCATCTCGGCTGCATGCAGGTGGGTTGATGTCTTTTCACTTATCATGTGTTATTATAAAACCACTCACACTTGTGGACACCAGTTTAAATAAGGAACTtgaatttgttgtgttttacaggATCCCCCTGGCATACagctgtatgtgtctgtgaagGTTGTGGTGCTGAATGGTGTTCGGCTCAACAAGTACAGGTGCCGGAGAGGCAGTAACTCTTTGGAGGGGTTGCACGCACACCTTTACAATGCCATACCTTCACAGAGATGTGGGATTATGCCGTTCCAAGTGagtaattgaaaataaacacTTCAATATAGCGTAGTTTcaatgatgcattttatttcacAGCTTTAGTCATCACTTCCAAGCCTATACAATACCAGTCAAAATGGTCATGTGTTTCAGGCATACCTGATGGCCTTTGCTGTGCAGTGGAACAACCGCATGGCATCACTCCGGTTTGCTGGCGGTCAGGGTCGGCAGACGTCATGCATGGACGCGCGGCAGATCCAGCGCATCAATCAGCAGGCTGAGCTTCTGTTCGGCAAGGAGCACGTCCTGGAGCCCAACTTTGCTGCTCCACTGCCCGTCCCTGATGCGTACGAGCACCCAGACGAGGAGGAGCTCCTTGGCGTGGAGTATGCCGTGTGCCAGTCTACCAGCTTCACTGCTAAAAATTTCTATGTGCAGAAAGGTACAGCATTTAATCACACATTAAATTGTACACATGAAGCAAGGTTATACTTACTTATCCAtagtttttcatgcaaattctAGCAATGACAACAAACATGGTATAAAATTAACCTTTAACACCATGAAGCAAAGAAACATAATATTGCATAATACACATGCATAATATTGAATGAAGTGGTTGTTACGCAGACACATTTGTGATCGGTGCAATTTCATATTTGCAGTTGAGGAAGAGCAGTctcgtgaggaggaggaggaggaggaggagtctgaGAAGTCGGCTGAgacagatgaagatgaagagatGGCAGATGAGGGTCTTGGCATGTCTGCAGAGTCAGAGGAGGATCCTATTGATAGCTTCTGTAGGAACCATGCCATCCTCACCAAGGCAgaacaggtggaggaggaggacagcccCGCTCTGCAAGATGTGCTCATGACCCAGGGACATCTGCATCTGCCAGGAATAGAAGAAGTGGAGGCACTGGCCTTGCTGCTCCTAGAACTGGTAGACGACAGTGACCGCCACCTAGTgccagctgacctgaggcagaAGATCATCACCGCCGCCAGCTCTCTTCACGAGCACGACAAGACCGCCGCcagatttgttaaaaaatatgagTCCAGGTGGGGCTACACCCTGTTTGGCCGGTGTCTTGGGGCTGACACCCACGAGACCAGAGCAGCTCAGAAAACAAAGTTTGGCTGGATGAGGTTCCCTCAGGCGGCACAGGTGACAGAGGACAGCCGTCTGCTCTACCTCCTCATCAAGATGCTCAAAAACCGACCGCCGTGCAGTCAACTCTCCTCCCCCAGTAAAGTCGTGGCTTCTATTAAGGGGCAGTATAAAAGGATTGCAGACCGACTAAGAGACGATGCCATCCTGTGCGGCCTCGCCATTCCTCTGCCCAATGTGAATGCGAAATCCATCTCCACCTTTATTGTGAGGGAGGAGAAAAAGGCCAACTACAGAGCAACAGTAATGCCCAGAGTGACACCACACAAGAAAGTGTTGTCAGACACACCGCTTCCAGAAGCTCCTGTGCTGCCAACATCCTTGCCTCCACCAGATCGGCCTGAAGTGCAGTACCAGCACCTTCATCACCTGGCTGGGAAAAGGCAGGGTGAGAAGCGGAGGTAAGTTGTAATGAGCACTTCATTCCTCCTGTTGGAAGGACTACTTGTGTAGACTGTGAAAATCAAAAAGCACTTATGGCATATCAATACTCATCATCAcgtttgttttatatttccagGTTAGCTTTTGAAGAGCCAGAACCGGCCCCTGTGAACCGACCCATTCCGCCAAACCCCGCGAACCGGCCCATTCAGCCAAAGCCTGCTGCGTCTGCCCATATTCCACCCGCTGTGTCGGCAGCGGCACCTCTACTCCTGGTTCTTCCTGCACAGCCACAAGCTCCCTCCATCAAACTTCTGGGGCCATCAGGCAGTCAGGGCTTTGTACCTGTGGCACAGCCCCCTGCACCAACCACCAAGCAACTCATGCCCAACAAGTCCTTGCGGCCATGTGGGGCTTGCCAAGTGCCTCAGTGTGGTGGGCAGCGGAAAAGGTACACACCTTCAAAGGACAAAGCAGCTGGAAGCAACCAGAAGATATTTACCTATTGCCCGGCAACTAGGAAATCCACTACCTCTGGGTTTGAAGATGTTTGTTATGATAATTTTGAACACTTCAAAAGTGTGGTGGATATAGCcttagaaaaaaggaaaagcaatTAGAAAAATAACTGTTACTTACCTGTGTGGTGtgatctcctgtctcctgtgataatgtaaataaaagatttttgtgtgtttttatacttgTCTGGCCTTTGCATATTTGTTTTGCGAATAATATTTGGTAATCTATGAATAACATTTTAAGGGATAAAGTAGATAAAAGATTTTGTAGCACATCATTGTAATTTGTCTATTCGAGGTTCAACTTTGTAGTTtgccttttattgttatttcctcttactacagtcatgggaaaaaatattagccCACCGATTtaacttcaatttcttgttcattttaatgcctggtataactcaaggtacaattgttttgacaaatagaatgacaacaaaaatagctcacaagagtttaattgaagagctgatatcgagccattttccatggttttcttgataataaccaaatcattatccagaaaaccatggaaaatggctcgatatcagctcttcaattaaactcttatgagctgtttttcttgttatcattatatttgtccaaacaaatgtaccttgagttataccaggcattaaaatgaacaagaaattgaagaaaacaagggtagtcTAATTTtctcccatgactgtatattaacccgataaagccaagtgtatcatattagatacagtaatttttgagacctctacatcatcaaaaacctgatgtatacatgtgttgaagataaacaaattgagcaacaaattgcacaaaaatatcagatgtagcaaaaatgatatgcaggttccacgactGGATCagttattgctgcattaaaaaacttaataTCAGCTGATGTATGATGTTTTGTTATAtgggaaaaatatgtattttgcatgtttgaggaaaaaggaaaagtcaaagtcttaataggttaaaaatgttaggttttatatgtttttgttagttcaagaaaaacaatctgtgagcaacaaattgcacaaaaagacctgatgtatcaaatatgatacaaattagaattcatatatgcaatttatttattttttcgtcagcaggttaataagcactcggtttttaaaaaaaaataattttctggcaattatttcctGGTTCAGGCTTCATAGGGTTAAgtattgttagaaaaattgcatgaggaaaccttgaaaattgataatctgtcaccgacagaaaaaatctgtcaccaacagaaaaaacctcaccatttttctgcgcattcgttgatggggaaatgaagagctggagacgtccaagtttctcagtttaacaaaagctttattacaatacgtcaaaaaatgtgcactttacagagatctccgggttcaaaattaactcatgtccctgaatacaaacagacgtgtttcagttcgtgaagtctgaaccacgaccctctccctggaacccattaaaatactaacatttgtttacaaaacatgctggtcgatttcttccaggaagttccgccttcttgatccgctcattcgccagttttaatgcatacaacggcacgtcatgccacctggttgcttgctgccgaaaccaggccttgccctgacctactaacaaacttgttagcacaaaaatgttttccttgtaatgacttacagagattctcacacgggattttcattcggccttctgtggtctcccctctccagacacacatacacacacacacacacacacactcacaaatgcacatacacacacagcaaaaactgtgcatcaatatatctggatgtcattctttgtgatttatagaatcttaatcagtttaagcaaatggaatatatgtaattaaagtaatcatagttttctacatcaatattaacacacaaacacaatcaatgtatcaaaatcatattacctgattaatataaatgcatagagatagacattatcaagatttagtgaattacgcatgcatagtgacctgtgatgactgttgggagaaaaatcacaaagaggaaaaagagaagaagacagtaacatttcattttaaacaagtatattattcaaattattctaacaattCCCTCTTTTGGCCTAACATTCATTAGGCCAactcaaacaaaattatgaatagTAGCAATATTAGAGAGCAGGAAAGCATGCATTTCAGAGTGGATAATGTCATTTAATATGGGGAAAGGGTTTTACCTTCGATGACCAAGGAGATgaggcagacacagacagaacagataCAAGAAatacacataacacacaacaccactatgcttgtgtcatcaatatgtcaatttctgtacataatatagtaatattaccaccgtccactctccccctcggctccaggtgacacagaacagagagcactataaagagagatagcagagccaaacagaacaacacagccgtatccaaaacaatctttctgtacccatttatcaaaaaaattttgcagtatataatgtcaaaaacaattgattatatgaatatgattttttcatgaatgtatgaTTCTCACAGCTCTTTTTTAACCTAATATGAACTTGACCAACGTGGTtctgtccacttcctgttgatgaccttcagccacacacacacactctcagaggGTCTTGCACCCTGCCAGagcttttctctgtctggagctgtcatgtctcctGGACCTGTGTGGACAGCTTCCAGTGCAGTTAATGTACAGCAAAAGGACACACGGCAACTGTGGTAAATCCAGGGGCACCCCCCTTTCACCCACAGTGGCTggtcctttaaaacatttactgtagacTAGTGACGCACACtcagtggaaatgaaaccaaaataaaacacaaaatatctcaGTACACTGATACTGAATCAGTATCGAAGAAtaaattgcaagaaatgttggggcaagaatataaattcaggcagattgtgagtcaaacatcccaaaaaaaatgcttttagccttttcaaaaatctattatcaaataactttgaccaatggggtaaaatagactgcatttaaaacggctgcaatttgctatataaatattatatatatatttacaatacaaTGAATGGACTAAATTTACACATGCTCTCTATGCATCTGAAACTGTGTGTCTCTAAAAGTTAAACCTGTTGCTGCAACATGCAGAGACAACACATTACATGGTGAAAACAGCTGACAGGACTTCTTACagtatgtaacttttttttaaggcattttatagAGGAGGTATTTAGAGTGAAGGGGGGAGACAAAGGGGAAAACATGCGGGAAAACGCTCAGAGCCGGGTTCGAACCCGCGCTCGAACCCAGCTTGCGAAAGAGCTCCGAGCCGGGTTCGAACCCGGGCTGCCCGCTTGCAAAAGAGCTCCGAGCCGGGTTCGAGTCCGGGACGCCGCAAGTATGTAACATTTTAAGTGAACATGATTGTGGAGTGTCAATGTTTATTGGCTGCAATCTGCATATTTGTTTTGCTGAAAAAAGATGGCAATGCAATGTTTCACTTTCCcccatttttaaaatactttcagtCATCCCTTCCATTAGCTGACGCCTAGTTTATTAATGATGGGCTGCATAAAAGGTAAGAGCATAACTCACACATCATAACTTGGGTTGCAAGCTGTCAGAAATTATATGGTTTCCATGATAGAATTAGAATAGTTCAGGCCTTTGGAAACATTTCTGGGTATGCTACGCCACAAGAGGGGGCCATTCCCTTTGATCCAAGTTTGATCTGATCCCAGGGTGAGCAATAGGGACTTGGAGGGGTCATGGGCCGtgcccaggcggtctcccatccaagtactgaccaggccctaccctgcttagcttccgagatcagacgagatcgggcgtgatcagggtggtatggccgtaagccatgactgagtgcattagctgcgcttttaaagctgtccttgttgaggctgctcctgccatcgtcatggaaacgtgaaaaagcttacagcacctggtattcccaggcagtctcccatccaagtactgaccaggtcCTAcgctgcttagcttccgagatcagacgagatcaggcgtgatcagggtggtatggccgtacgccatgactgagtgcattagctgcgcttttaaagctgtccttgctgaggctgctcctgccgtcgtcatggaaatgtgaaaaaacttacagcacctggtattcccaggcggtctcccatccaagtactgaccaggccctaccctgcttagcttccgagatcagacgagatcgggcgtgatcagggtggtatggccgtaagccatgactgagtgcattagctgcgcttttaaagctgtccttgctgaggctgctcctgccgtcgtcatggaaacgtgaaaaaacttacagcacctggtattcccaggcggtctcccatccaagtacagaccaggccctaccctgcttagcttccgagatcagacgagatcaggcgtgatcagggtggtatggccgtaagccatgactgagtgcattagctgcgcttttaaagctgtccttgttgaggctgctcctgccgtcgtcatggaaacggaaaaagcttacagcacctggtattcccaggcggtctcccatccaagtactgaccaggccctaccctgcttagcttccgagatcagacgagatcgggcgtgatcagggtggtatggccgtaagccatgactgagtgcattagctgcgcttttaaagctgtccttgttgaggctgctcctgccgtcgtcatggaaacgtgaaaagcttacagcacctggtattcccaggcggtctcccatccaagtactgaccaggccctacgctgcttagcttccgagatcagacgagatcaggcgtgatcagggtggtatggccgtacgccatgactgagtgcattagcttcgcttttaaagctgtccttgctgaggctgctcctgccgtcgtcatggaaatgtgaaaaaacttacagcacctggtattcccaggcggtctcccatccaagtactgaccaggccctaccctgcatagcttccgagatcagacgagatcgggcgtgatcagggtggaaTGGCCGtacgccatgactgagtgcattagctgcgcttttaaagctgtccttgccgaggctgctcctgtcctcgtcatggaaacgtgaaaaaacttacagcacctggtattcccaggcggtctcccatccaagtactgaccaggccctatcctgcttagcttccgagatcagatgagatcgggcgtgatcagggtggtatggccgtaagccatgactgagtgcattagctgcgcttttaaagctgtccttgctgaggctgctcctgccgtcgtcatgggaatgtgaaaaaacttacagcacctggtattcccaggcggtctcccatccaagtactgaccaggccctaccctgcatagcttccgagatcagacgagatcgggcgtgatcagggtggaaTGGCCGtacgccatgactgagtgcattagctgcgcttttaaagctgtccttgccgaggctgctcctgtcctcgtcatggaaacgtgaaaaaacttacagcaccttgtattcccaggcggtctcccatccaagtactgaccaggtcctatcctgcttagcttccgagatcggatgagatcgggcgtgatcagggtggtatggccgtaagccatgactgagtgcattagctgcgcttttaaagctgtccttgctgaggctgctcctgccgtcgtcttggaaacgtgaaaaagcttacagcacctggtattcccaggcggtctcccatccaagtactgaccaggccccaccctgcttagcttccgagatcagacgagatcaggcgtgatcagggtggtatggccgtacgccatgactgagtgcattagctgcgcttttaaagctgtccttgctgaggctgctcctgccgtcgtcatggaaatgtgaaaaaacttacagcacctggtattcccaggcggtctcccatccaagtactgaccaggccctaccctgcatagcttccgagatcagacgagatcgggcgtgatcagggtggaaTGGCCGtacgccatgactgagtgcattagctgcgcttttaaagctgtccttgccgaggctgctcctgtcctcgtcatggaaacgtgaaaaaacttacagcacctggtattcccaggcggtctcccatccaagtactgaccaggccctatcctgcttagcttccgagatcggatgagatcgggcgtgatcagggtggtatggccgtaagccatgactgagtgcattagctgcgcttttaaagctgtccttgctgaggctgctcctgccgtcttcttggaaacgtgaaaaagcttacagcacctggtattcccaggcggtctcctatccaagtactgaccaggccccaccctgcttagcttccgagatcagacgagatcgggcgtgatcagggtggtatggccgtaagccatgactgagtgcattagctgcacttttaaagctgtccttgctgaggctgctcctgccgtcgtcatggaaacgtgaaaaaatttagagcacctggtattcccaggcggtctcccatccaagtactgaccagtccctaccctgcttagcttccgagatcagacgagatcgggcgtgatcagggtggtatggccgtaagccgtgactgagtgcattagctgcacttttaaagctgtccttgctgaggctgctcctgccgtcgtcatggaaacgtgaaaaaacttacagcacctggtattcccaggcggtctcccatccaagtactgaccaggccctaccctgcttagcttccgagatcagacgagatcaggcgtgatcagggtggtatggccgtaagccatgactgagtgcattagctgtgcttttaaagctgtccttgccgaggctgctcctgtcctcatcatggaaatgtgaaaaaacttacagaacctggtattcccaggctgtctcccatccaagtactgaccaggctctaccctgcttagcttcctagatcagacgagatcgggcgtgatcagggtggtatggccgtaagccatgactgagtgcattagctgtgcttttaaagctgtccttgctgaggctgctcctgccgtcgtcatggaaacgtgaaaaaacttacagcacctggtattcccaggcggtctcccatccaagtactgaccaggccctaccctgcttagcttccgagatcagacgagatcgggcgtgatcagggtggtatggccgtaagccatgactaagtgcattagctgcgcttttaaagctgtccttgctgaggctgctcctgccgtcgtcatggaaacgtgaaaaaacgtacagcacctggtattcccaggcggtctcccatccaagtactgaccaggcactaccctgcttagcttccgagatcagacgagatcgggcgtgatcagggtggtatggccgtaagccatgactaagtgcattagctgcgcttttaaagctgtccttgctgaggctgctcctgccgtcgtcatggaaacgtgaaaaaacttacagcacctggtattcccaggcggtctcccatcaaagtactgaccaggccctatcctgcttagcttccgagatcgggcgtgatcagggtggtatggccgtaagccatgacagagtgcattagctgcgcttttaaagctgtccttgccgaggctgctcctgtcctcgtcatggaaacgtgaaaaaacttacagcacctggtattcccaggcggtctcccatccaagtactgaccaggccctaccctgcttagcttccgagatcagacgtgatcagggtggtatggccgtaagccatgactgagtgcattagctttgcttttaaagctgtccttgctgaggctgctcctgccgtcgtcatggaaacgtgaaaaagcttacagcacctggtattcccaggcggtctcccatccaagtactgaccaggccctaccctgcttagcttccgagatcagacgagatcgggcgtgatcagggtggtatggccgtgagccatgactgagtgcattagctgcgcttttaaagctttcgttgccgcggctgctcctgccgtcgtcatggaatcgtgaaaaaacttacagcacctggtattcccaggcggtctcccatccaagtactgaccaagccctaccctgcttagcttccgagatgaggcgtgatcagggtggtatggccgtaagccatgactgagtgcattagctgcgcttttaaagctgtccttgctgaggctgctcctgccgtcgtcatggaaacgtgaaaaaacttacagcacctggtattcccaggcgttcacccatccaagtactgaccaggccctaccctgcttagcttccgagatcagacgagatcgggcgtgatcagggtggtatggccgtaagccatgactgagtgcattagctgcgcttttaaagctgtccttgctgaggctgctcctgccgtcgtcatggaaacgtgaaaaaacttacagcacctggtattcccaggcggtctcccatccaagtactgaccaggccctatcctgcttagcttccgagatcggacgagatcgggcgtgatcagggtggtatggccgtaagccatgactgagtgcattagctgcgcttttaaagctgtccttgctgaggctgctcctgccgtcgtcatggaaacgtgaaaaaacgtacagcacctggtattcccaggcagtctcccatccaagtactgaccaggccctaccctgcttagcttccgagatcagacgagatcgggcgtgatcagggtggtatggccgtaagctatgactgagtgcattagctgcgcttttaaagctgtccttgctgaggctgctcctgccgtcgtcatggaatcgtgaaaaaacttacagcacctggtattcccaggcggtctcccatccaagtactgaccaggccctaccctgcttagcttccgagatcagacgagatcgggcgtgatcagggtggtatggccgtaagcaatgactgagtgcattagctgcgcttttaaagctgtccttgccgaggctgctcctgccgtcgtcatggaaacgtgaaaaaacttacagcacctggtattcccaggcggtctcccatccaagtactgaccaggccctaccctgcttagcttccgagatcagaagAGATccggcgtgatcagggtggtatggccgtaagccatgactgagtgcattagctgtgcttttaaagctgtccttgctgaggctgctcctgccgtcgtcatggaaacgtgaaaaaagttacagcacctggtattcccaggcggtctcccatccaagtactgaccaggccctaccctgcttagcttccgagatcagacgagatcgggcgtgatcagggtggtatggccgtaagccatgactgagtgcattagctgcgcttttaaagctgtccttgttgaggctgctcctgccgtcgtcatggaaacttgaaaaagcttacagcacctggtattcccaggcggtctcccatccaagtactgaccaggccctaccctgcttagcttccgagatgggacgagatcgggcatgatcagggtggtatggccgtaagccatgactgagtgcattagctgcgcttttaaagctgtccttgccgaggctgctcctgtcctcgtcatggaaacgtgaaaaaacttacagcacctggtattcccaggcggtctccc is a window of Centropristis striata isolate RG_2023a ecotype Rhode Island chromosome 24, C.striata_1.0, whole genome shotgun sequence DNA encoding:
- the LOC131962584 gene encoding uncharacterized protein LOC131962584; translation: MEFHPPPPPMAVKGAVPNMLSFFTTPAFFWRPVGVMKALIRCPNTNCPAPPGAYLEKKGFGSYARQVCGMKFNYTLLTEKLTCPHCRKMRQTVSQAHGDADDSEDEGADTHSAQQYTWLAHSPKILMNLAPAIRSMFPAILCGKRAVDRGVVTLLSDRLNAVSMSKVQRLLQQGHDEWYVERRDLYQTLLYDAHTAGSASSQGGILSYVRAAGTYTPPIAQSPLPSARLLRRAHLIMEIEKMPVYRHQILSVTGEILCIDGTRKVLKKIYGDGQGTMQYVTSVLNEWGQFLTTVVVAAESEGCYARMAKGLIARFRRANAPAPKVIYADNNCCRDSGSSFLESLFADWVQQGAVVRLDIRHWLHRWDAVVIKQSHAKYGLFMSALAGAVLAYNKTDMMLLVQAVRSGNGELYGRYSDEEMVAFLKPHQVRSYVRRITRGVVESALVIEAIIAEFRGPAGLDIDGIPLFKSTEAVDAHWATASKHLGCMQDPPGIQLYVSVKVVVLNGVRLNKYRCRRGSNSLEGLHAHLYNAIPSQRCGIMPFQAYLMAFAVQWNNRMASLRFAGGQGRQTSCMDARQIQRINQQAELLFGKEHVLEPNFAAPLPVPDAYEHPDEEELLGVEYAVCQSTSFTAKNFYVQKVEEEQSREEEEEEEESEKSAETDEDEEMADEGLGMSAESEEDPIDSFCRNHAILTKAEQVEEEDSPALQDVLMTQGHLHLPGIEEVEALALLLLELVDDSDRHLVPADLRQKIITAASSLHEHDKTAARFVKKYESRWGYTLFGRCLGADTHETRAAQKTKFGWMRFPQAAQVTEDSRLLYLLIKMLKNRPPCSQLSSPSKVVASIKGQYKRIADRLRDDAILCGLAIPLPNVNAKSISTFIVREEKKANYRATVMPRVTPHKKVLSDTPLPEAPVLPTSLPPPDRPEVQYQHLHHLAGKRQGEKRRLAFEEPEPAPVNRPIPPNPANRPIQPKPAASAHIPPAVSAAAPLLLVLPAQPQAPSIKLLGPSGSQGFVPVAQPPAPTTKQLMPNKSLRPCGACQVPQCGGQRKRHFIEEVFRVKGGDKGENMRENAQSRVRTRARTQLAKELRAGFEPGLPACKRAPSRVRVRDAASM